In Mesorhizobium sp., one DNA window encodes the following:
- a CDS encoding acyl-CoA dehydrogenase family protein, producing the protein MNFGLTNEQRLIVETTRSFVETELYPHEAEVERTGRLEMDLIRELQRKAMDAGLYAANMPEEVGGAGLDTLSWLLYEKELGRANYALHWTCVARPSNILLAGTEEQRQKYLYPCIRGETWDCLAMTEPGAGSDLRGMKATARQDGDDWVLNGTKHFISHADIAGFAIVFMASGEEETSRGKRKKITAFFVDKGTPGFTVREGYRNVSHRGYTNAILEFDDCRLPKEQILGEVHRGFEVANSWLGATRLQVASTCLGRAERALQHSIEYAASREQFGQQIGKFQGVSFKLADMAMELKAAELLTREAGWKYDQGTVTDEDMAMAKLKATEALAFIADEAIQIHGGMGLMDDLPLERIWRDARVERIWEGTSEIQRHIISRALLRAVGG; encoded by the coding sequence ATGAACTTCGGTCTCACCAACGAGCAGAGGCTGATCGTCGAGACCACGCGCAGCTTCGTCGAGACCGAGCTCTATCCGCACGAGGCGGAAGTGGAGCGCACCGGCCGGCTGGAGATGGACCTCATCAGGGAACTCCAGCGAAAGGCGATGGACGCCGGACTCTACGCCGCCAACATGCCCGAGGAGGTCGGCGGCGCGGGGCTCGATACGCTGTCCTGGCTGCTCTACGAAAAGGAACTCGGCCGCGCCAACTATGCGCTGCACTGGACCTGTGTCGCGCGGCCGTCAAATATCCTGCTCGCCGGAACCGAGGAGCAGCGGCAGAAATATCTCTATCCCTGCATCCGCGGCGAGACCTGGGACTGCCTGGCGATGACCGAACCCGGCGCCGGCTCCGACCTGCGCGGCATGAAGGCCACCGCCAGGCAAGACGGCGACGACTGGGTGCTCAACGGCACCAAGCATTTCATCAGCCATGCCGACATCGCCGGCTTCGCCATCGTCTTCATGGCCTCGGGCGAGGAGGAGACCTCGCGCGGCAAGCGCAAGAAGATCACCGCCTTCTTCGTCGACAAGGGCACGCCCGGCTTCACGGTGCGCGAGGGCTATCGCAACGTCTCGCATCGCGGCTACACCAACGCCATCCTCGAATTCGACGACTGCCGCCTGCCGAAAGAACAGATCCTGGGCGAGGTCCATCGCGGCTTCGAGGTCGCCAATTCCTGGCTCGGCGCCACCCGTCTCCAGGTCGCCTCCACCTGCCTCGGCCGCGCTGAGCGCGCGTTGCAGCATTCGATCGAATACGCCGCCTCGCGCGAGCAGTTCGGCCAGCAGATCGGCAAGTTCCAGGGCGTCTCGTTCAAGCTCGCCGACATGGCGATGGAACTGAAGGCGGCCGAGCTCTTAACCCGCGAGGCCGGCTGGAAATACGACCAGGGCACGGTCACCGACGAGGACATGGCCATGGCCAAGCTCAAGGCCACCGAGGCGCTCGCCTTCATCGCCGACGAGGCGATCCAGATCCATGGCGGCATGGGCCTGATGGACGACCTGCCGCTCGAGCGCATCTGGCGCGACGCGCGGGTGGAACGGATCTGGGAAGGCACCAGCGAGATCCAGCGGCATATCATCTCGCGTGCGCTGCTCAGGGCGGTGGGGGGATGA
- a CDS encoding 3-hydroxyacyl-CoA dehydrogenase NAD-binding domain-containing protein, which translates to MTITKAACIGGGVIGGGWIARLALNGIDVAVFDPHPEAKRKVDEVMKNARRAYRRMATKGLPKEGKVTYAKSIAEAVRDADFIQESVPERLDVKLKTIAEIEAAAPADALIGSSTSGFKATDMAKDMKHPERFLVAHPFNPVYLLPINELVPGERTGKAFVERAREAYTSIGMKCVVINKEIDAFVGNRLLEAAWREALWLIKDGICTVEELDDIMRYGFGLRWAQMGMFQTYRIAGGEAGMRHFMAQFGPALAWPWTKLMDVPEFNDELVDLVASQSDDQSGQWSIRELERIRDDNLVGIMEALAMAEKGKGWGAGELHNSYVKQLGRAAKAKVSKAAEKAVATKPKKVAKAKKK; encoded by the coding sequence ATGACCATCACCAAAGCAGCCTGCATCGGCGGCGGCGTCATCGGCGGCGGCTGGATCGCGCGGCTGGCCTTGAACGGCATCGACGTCGCCGTGTTCGACCCGCATCCGGAGGCCAAGCGCAAGGTCGACGAGGTGATGAAGAACGCGCGCCGCGCCTACAGGCGCATGGCGACGAAGGGCCTGCCCAAGGAAGGCAAGGTCACCTATGCGAAATCCATTGCCGAGGCCGTCAGGGATGCCGACTTCATCCAGGAGAGCGTGCCGGAGCGGCTCGACGTCAAGCTGAAGACGATCGCCGAGATCGAGGCGGCCGCCCCCGCCGACGCGCTGATCGGCTCGTCCACGTCGGGCTTCAAGGCCACCGACATGGCGAAGGACATGAAGCATCCCGAGCGCTTCCTCGTCGCCCACCCGTTCAATCCGGTCTATCTCCTGCCGATCAACGAACTCGTGCCCGGCGAGAGGACCGGCAAAGCCTTCGTCGAGCGCGCGCGCGAGGCCTACACCTCGATCGGCATGAAGTGCGTCGTCATCAACAAGGAGATCGACGCCTTCGTCGGCAACCGCCTGCTGGAGGCAGCCTGGCGCGAGGCGCTGTGGCTGATCAAGGATGGCATCTGCACGGTCGAGGAGCTCGACGACATCATGCGCTATGGCTTTGGCCTTCGCTGGGCGCAGATGGGCATGTTCCAGACCTACCGGATTGCCGGCGGCGAGGCCGGCATGCGCCACTTCATGGCCCAGTTTGGCCCGGCGCTCGCCTGGCCCTGGACCAAGCTGATGGACGTGCCGGAGTTCAACGACGAACTGGTCGACCTGGTCGCCTCGCAGTCCGACGACCAGTCGGGCCAATGGTCGATCCGCGAGCTGGAACGCATCCGGGACGACAACCTCGTCGGCATCATGGAGGCGCTGGCAATGGCCGAAAAAGGCAAGGGCTGGGGCGCCGGCGAACTGCACAACAGCTACGTGAAGCAACTCGGCAGGGCGGCGAAGGCGAAGGTGTCGAAGGCGGCCGAGAAGGCCGTGGCGACGAAGCCGAAGAAGGTTGCGAAGGCCAAGAAGAAGTAG
- a CDS encoding 3-keto-5-aminohexanoate cleavage protein: MPLEMNREVFITCAVTGSGGTQDRSPHVPRSPKQIAESAIAAAKAGAAVVHCHVRDPETGAPRRDVALYREVTERIRDAEVDVVLNLTAGMGGDMVFGDVENPLPLKEKGTDMGGASNRVEHVRQCLPEICTLDCGTMNFAEADYVMTNTPGMLRAMGSMMTKMGVKPEIEAFDTGHLWFARQLVTEGVLKPDALVQLCMGVPWGAPDDLNTFMAMVNNVPKEWTFSAFALGRNQMAYVAASVLAGGNVRVGLEDNLWLDKGVLATNAQLVEKAVTVIENLGARVIGPAEVRQKLNLTKRAPVSARAA, encoded by the coding sequence ATGCCGCTCGAAATGAACCGCGAGGTCTTCATCACCTGCGCCGTCACAGGCTCGGGCGGCACGCAGGACCGCTCGCCGCATGTGCCGCGCTCGCCGAAGCAGATCGCTGAGAGCGCGATTGCCGCCGCGAAGGCCGGCGCCGCGGTCGTCCACTGCCACGTCCGCGATCCCGAGACGGGCGCGCCGCGACGCGACGTGGCGCTCTACCGCGAGGTGACGGAGCGCATCCGCGACGCCGAGGTCGACGTGGTGCTGAACCTGACCGCCGGCATGGGCGGCGACATGGTGTTTGGCGACGTCGAGAACCCGCTGCCGCTGAAGGAGAAGGGCACCGACATGGGCGGTGCGTCGAACCGCGTGGAGCACGTCCGACAGTGCCTGCCGGAGATCTGCACGCTCGACTGCGGCACGATGAACTTCGCCGAGGCCGATTACGTGATGACCAACACGCCCGGCATGCTGCGCGCCATGGGCTCGATGATGACGAAGATGGGTGTGAAGCCCGAGATCGAGGCCTTCGACACCGGCCACCTCTGGTTCGCCAGGCAACTCGTCACCGAGGGCGTGCTCAAGCCCGACGCGTTGGTGCAGCTCTGCATGGGCGTGCCGTGGGGCGCACCGGACGATCTGAACACCTTCATGGCGATGGTCAACAACGTGCCGAAGGAATGGACCTTCTCCGCCTTCGCGCTCGGCCGCAACCAGATGGCCTATGTGGCGGCGTCAGTGCTCGCCGGCGGCAATGTCCGCGTCGGGCTGGAGGACAATCTGTGGCTCGACAAGGGCGTGCTGGCGACCAACGCCCAGCTGGTCGAGAAAGCGGTGACGGTCATCGAAAACCTCGGCGCCCGCGTGATCGGCCCCGCCGAAGTGCGCCAGAAGCTCAATCTGACCAAGCGCGCGCCGGTTTCGGCGAGGGCGGCGTAG
- a CDS encoding GlxA family transcriptional regulator, translating into MSKSEASCIFIPDPSPLRLTMLVFSGCSIMCVASAVDPLRAANRIAGRTVFDWSLVSPDGEPPITTSGLPVAVSGRFDPAAKTDVLLAIGGFGTRYETAPALVSGFRRAARTARAVGGIEAGGWLLARAGLLEGRAATTHWEDLEDFAAGFPGADVRPDRYVIDGPVFTTGGASPTFDLMLHLVRARLGMAVALDVASVFIYDQARAATDAQPLVSLGRLDGYDPRLAQAIRLMEAHVDRPLTVAAIARRVGLSTRALELMFARSIGETPGAYSLRLRLAAARRLVLDTAEPMADIAARTGFSSASAFSRAFKAGFGKAPALMRRA; encoded by the coding sequence ATGTCGAAAAGCGAAGCGTCCTGTATCTTTATCCCCGACCCGTCGCCGCTCAGGCTGACCATGCTGGTGTTTTCGGGCTGCTCGATCATGTGCGTCGCATCGGCCGTCGATCCGCTGCGGGCAGCGAACCGCATCGCGGGCCGAACCGTGTTCGACTGGTCGCTTGTCTCGCCCGATGGAGAGCCGCCGATCACGACATCGGGCCTGCCGGTGGCGGTGTCCGGACGGTTCGACCCGGCGGCGAAGACCGACGTCCTGCTGGCGATCGGCGGGTTCGGGACCCGCTACGAAACCGCTCCGGCGCTGGTGTCCGGCTTTCGTCGGGCGGCGCGGACCGCGCGCGCGGTCGGCGGTATCGAGGCCGGAGGCTGGCTGCTCGCCCGCGCCGGACTTTTGGAAGGGCGCGCGGCGACGACGCACTGGGAGGACCTCGAGGATTTCGCCGCGGGCTTTCCCGGCGCCGACGTGCGGCCGGACCGCTACGTCATCGACGGGCCCGTCTTTACCACCGGCGGCGCGTCGCCGACCTTCGATCTGATGCTGCATCTGGTGCGGGCGCGGCTCGGCATGGCGGTGGCGCTCGATGTCGCGAGCGTGTTCATCTATGATCAGGCGCGCGCGGCGACCGACGCTCAGCCGCTGGTCTCGCTCGGCCGGCTCGACGGGTACGACCCGCGCCTCGCACAGGCGATCCGCCTGATGGAAGCGCATGTCGACCGGCCGCTGACGGTGGCCGCGATCGCGCGCCGCGTCGGCCTGTCGACGCGGGCGCTGGAACTGATGTTCGCGCGCTCGATCGGCGAGACGCCCGGGGCCTACTCGCTGCGGCTCAGGCTCGCTGCCGCCCGCCGGCTGGTGCTCGACACGGCCGAACCGATGGCCGACATCGCCGCCCGCACCGGCTTCTCGTCAGCATCGGCCTTCAGCCGGGCATTCAAGGCCGGCTTCGGCAAGGCGCCGGCGCTGATGAGAAGGGCATGA
- a CDS encoding AbrB/MazE/SpoVT family DNA-binding domain-containing protein codes for MNQHAKPVKTAKLFRNGRSQAVRLPAEFRFEGDEVEIRRDELTGEVILSKIAKRTGSLARFFELRDAIPPEELEGFMEDREQEGQVRDDPFE; via the coding sequence ATGAATCAGCACGCCAAGCCAGTCAAGACCGCAAAACTATTCAGGAACGGCCGCAGCCAGGCGGTTCGCCTTCCGGCGGAATTTCGCTTCGAAGGCGACGAGGTGGAGATCAGGCGCGATGAGCTGACCGGCGAGGTGATCCTCTCCAAGATAGCCAAGCGAACCGGTTCGCTGGCTCGCTTCTTCGAGCTTCGCGATGCAATTCCGCCTGAGGAACTCGAAGGCTTCATGGAAGACCGTGAGCAAGAGGGCCAGGTTCGCGACGATCCGTTCGAATGA
- a CDS encoding type II toxin-antitoxin system VapC family toxin, whose product MTRWMLDTNAVSYAAHRRSAPLVSRLLETPTEALCVSSVSYGESRYGLAHRRSRALEVALADFFQEVEVLPWTQHTALAYGDLRAAMRRIGRSLQPLDMLIAAHALEAGAVLVSSDAAFRHVPGLTVEDWTAA is encoded by the coding sequence ATGACCCGCTGGATGCTCGATACGAATGCGGTGAGCTATGCCGCGCATCGCCGTTCGGCGCCGCTCGTTTCGCGCCTGCTGGAAACACCAACCGAGGCGCTGTGTGTCTCCTCGGTCTCCTATGGCGAAAGTCGGTATGGACTCGCCCATCGGCGGTCGCGGGCACTCGAAGTCGCGCTTGCCGATTTCTTCCAGGAGGTAGAAGTGCTTCCTTGGACGCAACATACAGCGCTCGCCTATGGCGATCTTCGCGCAGCGATGCGGCGGATCGGAAGAAGCCTCCAACCCCTGGACATGCTGATCGCCGCCCACGCGCTGGAAGCGGGCGCGGTACTTGTCTCCTCCGACGCAGCCTTCCGGCATGTGCCCGGTCTCACCGTCGAGGACTGGACGGCGGCGTGA
- a CDS encoding alkene reductase, whose amino-acid sequence MPTLYDPIKLGDLTLPNRFAMAPLTRNRSPGAVPGPYGLAYYTQRASAGLIITEGTAITQQGQGYVDVPGLYGADQIAGWKKITDAVHAVGGHIFTQIWHVGRVSHTSLQPAGGAPVAPSAIQARAKTFILKPDGTREFMPTSEPRALDRNELAGIVDDYRRAARAAVNEAGFDGIEIHGANGYLIDQFLRSGTNRRTDDYSGSIENRARLLFEVVDAIVAEIGGARTAIRISPVTPSNDASDPDPQPLFEHVVRGLATRGLAYIHVIEGATGGARDFQQGEEPFDWTALKAAYRDAGGTGVWMVNNSYDRELAEDAVASGRADMVAFGRLYIANPDLVHRFATNAPLNEPRRTTFYGGGAEGYIDYPTADLSTAAA is encoded by the coding sequence ATGCCCACCCTTTACGACCCGATCAAGCTCGGCGACCTGACGCTGCCGAACCGCTTCGCCATGGCGCCACTCACGCGCAACCGCTCCCCCGGGGCCGTGCCCGGGCCTTACGGACTGGCGTACTACACGCAGCGCGCCTCCGCCGGTCTCATCATCACCGAGGGCACGGCGATCACCCAGCAGGGTCAAGGCTATGTCGATGTCCCGGGGCTGTACGGGGCGGATCAGATCGCCGGCTGGAAGAAGATCACCGACGCGGTGCATGCCGTGGGCGGGCACATCTTCACCCAGATCTGGCATGTCGGCCGCGTCTCGCACACCTCGCTTCAGCCGGCCGGCGGCGCACCGGTCGCGCCTTCGGCGATCCAGGCCAGGGCCAAGACGTTCATCCTCAAGCCGGACGGCACGCGCGAGTTCATGCCGACCTCCGAACCGCGGGCGCTGGACCGCAACGAACTCGCCGGCATCGTCGACGACTACCGGCGGGCCGCCCGCGCAGCTGTGAATGAGGCCGGCTTCGACGGCATCGAGATCCATGGCGCCAACGGCTACCTGATCGACCAGTTCCTGCGCTCCGGCACCAACCGGCGCACCGACGACTACAGCGGTTCGATCGAGAACCGCGCCCGCCTGCTGTTCGAAGTGGTGGATGCGATCGTCGCCGAGATCGGCGGCGCGAGGACCGCAATCCGCATCTCGCCGGTGACGCCCTCCAACGACGCGTCCGACCCCGATCCGCAGCCGCTGTTCGAACATGTCGTGCGCGGCCTGGCCACGCGAGGCCTCGCCTATATCCACGTGATCGAGGGCGCCACGGGCGGCGCCCGCGACTTCCAGCAGGGCGAAGAGCCCTTCGACTGGACCGCGCTCAAGGCCGCCTATCGCGACGCAGGCGGCACGGGCGTCTGGATGGTCAACAACAGCTACGACCGAGAACTCGCGGAGGACGCGGTTGCGAGCGGCCGCGCCGACATGGTGGCCTTTGGCCGGCTTTACATCGCCAATCCCGACCTGGTGCATCGCTTCGCGACGAATGCGCCCCTCAACGAGCCGCGGCGCACGACCTTCTACGGCGGCGGCGCGGAGGGCTACATCGACTACCCGACGGCTGACCTCTCGACCGCAGCGGCGTGA
- a CDS encoding metalloregulator ArsR/SmtB family transcription factor, protein MDHDLILKALANPARRHMLEWLKEPEKHFSGQQHPLSMGVCASQFERCGLSQSTVSTHLSTLVAAGLLTQRKVGQFSFYARDEEAIATFRASLADL, encoded by the coding sequence ATGGACCATGACCTCATCCTGAAAGCCCTCGCCAATCCGGCAAGGCGCCACATGCTGGAATGGCTCAAGGAGCCGGAGAAGCACTTTTCCGGCCAGCAGCATCCTCTCTCGATGGGCGTCTGCGCCAGCCAGTTCGAGCGCTGCGGCCTGTCGCAATCGACCGTCTCGACCCACCTTTCCACTCTTGTCGCCGCCGGGCTGCTCACGCAGCGCAAGGTGGGGCAGTTTTCATTCTATGCACGCGACGAGGAGGCCATCGCCACCTTCCGCGCCTCCCTCGCCGACCTCTAA
- a CDS encoding cupin domain-containing protein: MLPEDANHLAPDGSEVRVLAALAGGTMAPFALPPGAESKVVEHRSVEEIWFILSGRGQMWRRQGFAHQITDLASGLSLTIPLGTQFQFRNTGEEPLVAAAITMPPWPGADEAVFVDGTC, encoded by the coding sequence ATGCTGCCGGAAGATGCGAACCACCTGGCCCCCGACGGATCGGAGGTCAGGGTGCTGGCGGCTCTTGCCGGTGGCACGATGGCGCCTTTCGCGCTGCCGCCCGGCGCCGAGTCGAAGGTTGTGGAGCATCGGAGCGTCGAGGAGATCTGGTTCATCCTCTCCGGCCGCGGCCAGATGTGGCGCCGGCAGGGGTTCGCCCATCAGATCACCGATCTCGCGTCCGGCCTGTCGCTGACCATTCCGCTCGGCACGCAATTCCAGTTCCGCAACACCGGCGAGGAACCGCTGGTTGCCGCCGCGATCACCATGCCGCCCTGGCCGGGGGCCGACGAGGCGGTCTTCGTCGACGGAACCTGCTAA
- a CDS encoding alkaline phosphatase family protein, translated as MPLSSKLLLIIIDGVPVRNFRRYFGNLEGWVKNGDARVWTMRSVLPSISGPCYASIHTGVPPQEHGVLANEIRFRVSQPDIFSEVSKAGGKTGAVTHSYWSEFFNRYPFDYVRDLEYDEPDSPITHGRFHTMTGYGRDNQMTPSDVDLFATLTMLTERFGIDYGILHTCTLDSMGHRFGHDCVEMDNACLHMDGMLAAFLPRWLKNGYEVIVTADHGQTDRGTHGGHEDLQQDAAFYYFGPAKGPKPDALLDQLALAPTILKRLGVKIPATMKAKPFLG; from the coding sequence ATGCCCCTCTCCTCCAAACTCCTCCTCATCATCATCGACGGCGTGCCGGTGCGGAATTTCCGTCGCTATTTCGGCAATCTCGAAGGCTGGGTGAAGAACGGCGACGCCCGCGTCTGGACGATGCGCAGCGTGCTGCCGTCGATCTCCGGCCCCTGCTACGCCTCGATCCACACAGGCGTGCCGCCGCAGGAACATGGCGTGCTGGCCAATGAGATCCGCTTCCGTGTCTCCCAGCCCGACATCTTCTCGGAAGTCTCGAAGGCCGGCGGCAAGACCGGGGCCGTGACGCATTCCTACTGGTCGGAATTCTTCAACCGCTACCCGTTCGACTACGTCCGCGACCTCGAATACGACGAGCCGGACAGCCCGATCACCCACGGTCGTTTCCACACCATGACCGGCTACGGCCGCGACAACCAGATGACGCCGTCGGACGTCGATCTGTTCGCGACGCTGACCATGCTGACGGAACGCTTCGGCATCGATTACGGCATCCTGCACACCTGCACGCTGGACTCGATGGGCCATCGCTTCGGCCACGACTGCGTCGAGATGGACAATGCCTGCCTGCACATGGACGGGATGCTTGCCGCCTTCCTGCCGCGCTGGCTGAAGAACGGCTACGAGGTGATCGTCACCGCCGACCACGGCCAGACCGACCGCGGAACCCATGGCGGCCACGAGGACCTGCAGCAGGACGCGGCATTCTACTATTTCGGCCCGGCGAAGGGCCCCAAGCCCGACGCGTTGCTGGACCAGCTGGCGCTCGCCCCCACCATCCTCAAGCGGCTGGGGGTGAAGATACCGGCCACGATGAAGGCGAAGCCGTTCCTGGGCTGA
- a CDS encoding type II toxin-antitoxin system RelE/ParE family toxin has product MLSQRIASGQVQGRNADGLRHGYLRLTVESHFVFYRAHTSGSIEILRVLHQRMNLAERLRDD; this is encoded by the coding sequence GTGCTTTCCCAACGCATCGCGTCGGGACAGGTGCAAGGCCGCAACGCCGATGGACTAAGGCACGGCTATCTGCGTCTCACCGTCGAATCGCATTTCGTGTTCTATCGGGCACATACATCCGGAAGCATCGAGATATTGCGCGTGCTTCATCAGCGAATGAACCTGGCCGAACGACTTAGAGACGATTGA
- a CDS encoding type II toxin-antitoxin system ParD family antitoxin, which yields MNTHMKLSLDDHSAGFIEQQVDGGNFASASEVVAAGLKLLEAEQAYVEAVRAALIEGEESGEPQPFDLQEFLAEMHRERAK from the coding sequence ATGAACACGCACATGAAACTGTCGCTCGACGACCACTCCGCCGGGTTCATCGAGCAGCAGGTCGACGGCGGCAATTTCGCCTCGGCGAGCGAGGTCGTCGCGGCCGGGCTGAAATTGCTGGAGGCCGAGCAGGCATATGTGGAGGCGGTTCGCGCGGCACTGATCGAGGGCGAGGAAAGCGGCGAGCCGCAGCCCTTCGATTTGCAGGAATTCCTGGCGGAGATGCACCGCGAACGCGCGAAATGA
- a CDS encoding ABC transporter ATP-binding protein — MASTAHHVDTPPRPKPEDLLLDIRNLKIEARVYPPGETPRDVTIVDGVSLTLARGKVLGLIGESGAGKSTIGLSAMAYGRGGVRITGGEVILNGRDILKAGKDGVRKLRGAEVCYVAQSAAAAFNPAHRLMDQVVEAAILHGSATRAEAEQRAKHLFRKLSLPNPDTIGDRYPHQVSGGQLQRVMTAMALCSEPDLIVFDEPTTALDVTTQIDVLAAIKDAIRDTGVAALYITHDLAVVAQVSDEIMVLRHGKLVEWGGTRQIIKEPRQEYTNALVSVHHIEHREQAPGTTPILSVKNVTAAYSGGMAKVLKNVSVDIFPGQTLAVVGESGSGKSTLARAITGLLPPEQGSINFSGRTLSKALKDRSRDDLRELQMIYQMADVAMNPRQTVGTIIGRPLEFYFGIKGRERDKRVAELLDKIEMGKGFVDRYPAELSGGQKQRVCIARALAAKPKLIICDEVTSALDPLVAHGILELLLGLQKDENVAYLFITHDLATVKSIADSIAVMYRGEVVRYGPKSRVLTPPFDAYTDLLLSSVPEMEIGWLEKAIKGRRMESAGN, encoded by the coding sequence ATGGCAAGCACCGCTCACCACGTCGACACGCCTCCCCGTCCAAAGCCGGAAGATCTTCTGCTCGACATCCGCAACCTCAAGATCGAGGCGCGCGTCTATCCGCCGGGCGAAACGCCGCGCGACGTCACCATCGTCGACGGCGTCTCGCTGACGCTGGCACGCGGCAAGGTGCTGGGGCTGATCGGAGAGTCGGGCGCGGGTAAATCCACCATCGGCCTGTCGGCCATGGCCTATGGCCGCGGCGGCGTGCGCATTACCGGCGGCGAGGTCATCCTCAACGGCCGCGACATCCTCAAGGCCGGCAAGGACGGCGTGCGCAAGCTGCGCGGCGCCGAGGTCTGCTATGTCGCTCAGTCGGCGGCGGCGGCGTTCAATCCCGCTCATCGCCTGATGGACCAGGTTGTCGAGGCGGCGATCCTGCACGGCTCGGCGACCCGCGCAGAGGCCGAACAGCGGGCAAAGCACCTGTTCCGCAAGCTCAGCCTGCCAAACCCGGACACGATCGGCGACCGCTACCCGCACCAGGTGTCGGGCGGCCAGCTGCAACGCGTCATGACGGCGATGGCACTGTGTTCGGAGCCGGATCTGATCGTCTTCGACGAGCCGACGACCGCGCTCGACGTGACGACGCAGATCGACGTTCTGGCGGCGATCAAGGACGCCATCCGCGACACCGGCGTCGCAGCACTCTACATCACCCACGATCTCGCCGTCGTCGCGCAGGTGTCCGACGAGATCATGGTGTTGCGCCACGGCAAGCTGGTCGAATGGGGCGGCACGCGCCAGATCATCAAGGAGCCGCGGCAGGAATACACCAATGCGCTGGTCTCCGTGCACCATATCGAGCATCGCGAACAGGCGCCCGGCACCACGCCGATCCTTTCGGTGAAGAACGTCACCGCGGCCTATTCCGGCGGCATGGCCAAGGTCCTGAAGAATGTCAGCGTCGACATCTTCCCCGGACAGACGCTCGCCGTCGTTGGCGAGTCCGGCTCCGGCAAGTCGACGCTGGCGCGCGCCATCACCGGCCTGCTGCCGCCCGAGCAGGGTTCGATCAACTTTTCGGGCCGAACCTTATCGAAAGCGCTGAAGGACCGCAGCCGCGACGACCTGCGCGAACTGCAGATGATCTATCAGATGGCCGACGTGGCAATGAACCCGCGCCAGACGGTCGGTACGATCATCGGCCGGCCGCTCGAGTTCTACTTCGGCATCAAGGGCCGCGAGCGCGACAAGCGGGTGGCGGAACTTCTCGACAAGATCGAGATGGGCAAGGGCTTCGTCGATCGCTATCCGGCCGAACTCTCCGGGGGCCAGAAGCAGCGCGTCTGCATCGCCCGCGCGCTCGCCGCCAAGCCGAAGTTGATCATCTGCGACGAGGTGACCTCGGCGCTCGATCCGCTGGTGGCGCACGGCATCCTCGAACTCCTCCTCGGCCTGCAGAAGGACGAGAACGTCGCCTACCTCTTCATCACCCACGACCTCGCGACGGTGAAGTCGATCGCCGATTCCATCGCCGTCATGTATCGCGGCGAGGTGGTGCGCTACGGGCCGAAGAGCCGGGTTCTCACGCCGCCCTTCGACGCCTATACCGACCTGCTGCTGTCTTCCGTTCCGGAAATGGAGATCGGCTGGCTGGAGAAGGCGATCAAGGGCCGGCGCATGGAGAGCGCAGGGAACTGA
- a CDS encoding ABC transporter permease has protein sequence MLKRIPVSSLIGLVLTALFLIVAVFAPFIAPYGNGQIVGGVWEPASAQYWLGTDNLGRDLLSRMIYGARITIFISVAATALSFTMGSVLGFAATVIGGWFETLMSRLVDLLMAIPTLIFGLVILSVLPTTIPVLIMVMGILDSTRVYRLSRAVAADINVMDFVEAAKLRGEGTGWIIFREILPNALSPLVSELGLRFIYAVLFLSALSFLGLGVQPPDADWGGMVKENKEGIVFGIPAALIPAAAIAALAISVNLVADWILNRTTSLKGGRG, from the coding sequence ATGCTGAAACGCATTCCCGTCAGCTCGCTCATCGGCCTCGTCTTGACGGCGCTGTTCCTGATCGTCGCCGTGTTCGCGCCGTTCATCGCTCCCTACGGCAACGGCCAGATCGTCGGCGGCGTCTGGGAGCCGGCGTCGGCGCAGTACTGGCTCGGCACCGACAATCTTGGCCGCGATCTGCTGTCGCGCATGATTTACGGCGCCCGGATCACCATCTTCATCTCGGTGGCGGCGACGGCGCTGTCCTTCACCATGGGATCGGTACTCGGCTTCGCCGCCACCGTCATCGGCGGCTGGTTCGAGACGCTGATGTCACGTCTCGTCGATCTCCTGATGGCGATCCCGACGCTGATCTTCGGCCTCGTTATCCTGTCCGTCCTGCCGACGACCATTCCCGTCCTGATCATGGTCATGGGCATCCTGGACTCCACGCGCGTCTATCGCCTTTCGCGCGCGGTTGCGGCCGACATCAATGTCATGGATTTCGTGGAAGCCGCCAAGCTTCGCGGCGAAGGCACCGGCTGGATCATCTTCCGCGAGATCCTGCCGAATGCGCTGTCGCCGCTCGTCTCCGAGCTCGGCCTGCGTTTCATCTATGCCGTCCTTTTCCTCTCGGCGCTCTCCTTCCTCGGCCTCGGCGTCCAGCCGCCGGATGCCGACTGGGGCGGCATGGTCAAGGAGAACAAGGAAGGCATCGTCTTCGGCATTCCGGCCGCGCTGATCCCGGCGGCGGCGATCGCGGCGCTGGCGATCTCCGTCAACCTCGTCGCCGACTGGATCCTCAACCGCACGACGAGCCTCAAGGGAGGGCGCGGCTGA